From a region of the Desulfomonile tiedjei genome:
- a CDS encoding ABC transporter substrate-binding protein — protein MKLRWALVISLVIAGPMLMAGPAAAQEKEQWLPLLCYRTGPYAPGGSGLCGGFEDYIDLINLKGGVEGIKLKWEECETAYSPPRGVECYERTKQEHGGACVHHPRATGITYALTERATADKIPLMTLGYGRADAQAGGDIFPYVFPLVTTYWSQVTGKIKYIAQREGGLEELKGKKIALLYIDVAYGQETIPVLKTLAAKYGFELGLFPVPPPGLEQSAQWLDIKRRFKADWVINRNWGISCTVPLKEAARVGFPRDHIIGVWWCGSEEDVVPAGPAAKGYISTNFHGVGQNFPVIQEILDQIYMKGKGNLPVTRVGTVYYNRGVIEGIMTVEALRTAYKEFGAKPVTGEQVKWALEHLNIDAARLKEIGAQGFMPPIKTSPTDHEGGGWVRFQQWDGTKWVPIGDWVTPMKEVVAEQVKKSAAEYAAKKKEEK, from the coding sequence ATGAAACTCAGATGGGCCCTCGTGATCTCGCTCGTGATTGCCGGCCCCATGTTGATGGCTGGTCCGGCCGCGGCCCAGGAAAAGGAACAGTGGCTTCCGCTGCTCTGCTATCGCACCGGCCCTTACGCACCCGGCGGGAGCGGCCTGTGTGGAGGTTTCGAGGATTACATAGACCTTATCAATCTTAAGGGTGGTGTCGAAGGCATAAAGCTCAAATGGGAAGAATGTGAGACAGCCTACTCCCCGCCCAGGGGAGTGGAGTGTTACGAGCGGACGAAGCAGGAGCACGGCGGCGCTTGCGTCCACCATCCCCGAGCCACCGGCATCACCTACGCTCTCACAGAGCGGGCCACCGCGGACAAAATCCCGTTGATGACCCTTGGGTACGGGCGAGCCGACGCACAAGCCGGGGGGGATATTTTCCCCTACGTCTTCCCACTGGTAACGACGTACTGGTCCCAGGTAACCGGAAAGATTAAATATATAGCCCAAAGGGAAGGCGGGCTGGAGGAACTCAAGGGCAAGAAGATCGCGCTTCTCTATATTGACGTGGCATACGGTCAGGAAACCATCCCGGTTTTGAAAACCTTGGCGGCAAAGTATGGCTTCGAACTCGGCCTGTTCCCCGTTCCTCCTCCGGGACTGGAGCAAAGCGCGCAATGGCTCGACATCAAACGTCGCTTCAAAGCCGACTGGGTGATCAACCGTAACTGGGGCATTAGCTGCACTGTTCCACTGAAGGAAGCGGCCCGAGTCGGTTTCCCTCGCGACCACATCATCGGAGTGTGGTGGTGCGGCTCGGAAGAAGATGTGGTCCCGGCAGGACCCGCGGCTAAGGGCTACATTTCGACCAATTTCCACGGTGTGGGTCAAAACTTCCCCGTCATCCAAGAGATCCTCGATCAGATCTACATGAAGGGGAAGGGCAATCTGCCGGTCACGCGAGTCGGGACAGTGTACTACAACAGGGGTGTCATCGAGGGGATCATGACGGTGGAAGCGCTCCGGACCGCCTATAAGGAATTCGGGGCCAAACCGGTCACCGGCGAGCAGGTGAAATGGGCACTGGAGCACCTCAATATCGATGCAGCGCGGCTGAAAGAGATCGGGGCACAGGGGTTTATGCCGCCGATCAAAACAAGCCCCACCGATCATGAAGGCGGAGGTTGGGTAAGGTTCCAGCAGTGGGACGGCACCAAGTGGGTGCCTATCGGCGACTGGGTAACACCAATGAAAGAAGTCGTGGCCGAGCAGGTCAAAAAGTCTGCCGCTGAATATGCGGCCAAGAAGAAAGAGGAGAAGTAA
- a CDS encoding ABC transporter ATP-binding protein has product MIEGAPPPLLRVNNIEVIYEHVILVLKGVSLEVPEGGVIALLGANGAGKSTTLKAISNLLRAERGEVTKGTIEFDGMRIDRMHAAEVVKNGVIQVMEGRRVFEHLTVEDNLLTGAYTRSDKRVTEDLERVYHYFPRLKQRRDAKAGYVSGGEQQMVAIGRALMSKPKIVLLDEPSMGLAPILVEEIFNIVSKLNAEENVAVLLAEQNAAMALDFARYAYVMENGRVVLDGEAQVIAGNEDVREFYLGLTAIGKKSYRDVKHYKRRKRWLA; this is encoded by the coding sequence ATGATTGAAGGCGCGCCGCCCCCGCTGCTCAGAGTAAACAACATTGAAGTCATTTACGAGCACGTGATCCTGGTCTTGAAGGGGGTCTCTCTTGAGGTTCCCGAGGGGGGAGTCATCGCCCTTCTCGGGGCCAACGGCGCCGGCAAAAGCACCACACTCAAAGCCATTTCCAACCTCCTTCGAGCGGAGCGCGGTGAGGTGACCAAAGGTACCATAGAGTTCGACGGCATGCGCATAGATCGCATGCACGCGGCGGAAGTGGTCAAAAACGGCGTGATACAGGTCATGGAGGGTCGCCGCGTCTTCGAGCATTTGACTGTGGAAGACAATCTCCTCACCGGGGCTTACACCCGGTCGGACAAGCGGGTAACGGAAGACCTGGAAAGGGTCTACCACTACTTTCCGCGACTCAAACAACGACGCGACGCCAAAGCCGGTTACGTCTCGGGAGGCGAACAGCAGATGGTGGCCATCGGTCGAGCGTTAATGTCCAAACCCAAAATTGTGCTCCTCGACGAGCCTTCGATGGGACTCGCTCCAATCCTGGTCGAAGAGATTTTCAACATTGTTTCCAAGTTGAATGCAGAGGAAAACGTCGCCGTGCTTCTGGCCGAGCAGAACGCAGCCATGGCCCTGGACTTCGCTCGATACGCCTACGTTATGGAAAACGGCCGTGTGGTCCTTGATGGTGAGGCTCAGGTCATCGCAGGCAACGAAGACGTCAGAGAGTTTTATCTGGGCCTCACCGCGATCGGAAAGAAGAGCTACCGTGATGTGAAGCACTACAAACGTCGCAAACGGTGGCTGGCTTAG